From Campylobacter upsaliensis, the proteins below share one genomic window:
- the mnmH gene encoding tRNA 2-selenouridine(34) synthase MnmH, which translates to MLEELDYAEFLKQKFDALIDARSPLEYSHSHLNKALNFYALNSEEHQEIGILYKHNQAKAKAKGAEYICANMAKHIPLFTDKFRIGAKVGIYCARGGLRSKSMAVILSELGYRVVRLRGGFKAYRAYLNDFFSKPLQCELLVLCGNTACGKTELLELLGHSINLEKMANHLGSSFGDILGKQPSQKAFDEALFYSMQTKLAFIESESRKIGSITLPLKLYEAMQKSFKIHCFASQEKRIERIEKLYKSKMNEVNFYSSLRKISPYISLNLRLDLEDAFKKEQWQKLIAMLLEYYDKSYKKSSQIHYELLTDDLLKAKKELMALYEERLKVLKQF; encoded by the coding sequence ATGCTAGAAGAGCTTGATTATGCAGAGTTTTTAAAGCAAAAATTTGATGCTTTAATTGATGCGAGAAGTCCGCTTGAATACTCTCACTCTCATCTTAATAAAGCCTTGAATTTTTACGCCTTAAATAGCGAAGAACATCAAGAAATAGGCATTTTATATAAGCATAATCAAGCCAAAGCCAAAGCTAAGGGCGCTGAATATATTTGTGCCAATATGGCAAAACATATCCCTCTTTTTACAGACAAGTTTAGAATCGGTGCTAAGGTTGGAATTTATTGTGCTAGAGGAGGTTTGCGTTCAAAGTCTATGGCGGTGATTTTAAGTGAGCTAGGATATAGGGTTGTGCGTTTAAGGGGTGGCTTTAAGGCTTATAGAGCGTATTTAAACGACTTTTTTTCAAAACCTTTGCAATGTGAATTACTTGTGCTATGTGGTAATACAGCTTGTGGAAAAACGGAGCTTTTGGAGCTTTTAGGGCATTCCATTAATTTAGAAAAAATGGCAAATCACTTAGGCTCTTCTTTTGGAGATATTTTAGGAAAGCAGCCTAGCCAAAAGGCTTTTGATGAGGCTTTATTTTATTCTATGCAAACAAAACTTGCCTTTATAGAAAGCGAAAGTCGTAAAATAGGCTCTATAACCCTACCCCTAAAGCTTTATGAAGCGATGCAAAAAAGCTTCAAAATTCATTGTTTTGCTTCGCAAGAAAAGCGTATAGAGCGTATAGAAAAACTTTATAAAAGCAAAATGAATGAGGTAAATTTTTACAGCTCTTTAAGAAAAATTAGTCCTTATATTAGCCTTAATTTGCGTTTAGATTTAGAGGACGCTTTTAAAAAGGAACAATGGCAAAAACTCATTGCTATGCTTTTGGAGTATTATGATAAAAGCTATAAAAAAAGCTCACAAATTCACTATGAGCTTTTAACAGATGATCTTTTAAAAGCTAAAAAAGAGCTTATGGCTCTTTATGAAGAAAGGCTTAAAGTCCTAAAGCAATTTTAA
- a CDS encoding HIT family protein: protein MEHLYAPWRSEYLNDKSEQCPFCLCVSELQKDKELGILFRAKHCFGVMNRYPYTPGHFMVIPYKHEEHIENLSEEVWVEMSLFVREGVQILKEHLKASGVNIGMNLSVAAGAGIAPHCHYHLVPRWIGDTNFITSIGQTRVCGVDLEKIYHKLLKAFNARRA, encoded by the coding sequence ATGGAGCATCTTTACGCACCTTGGAGAAGCGAGTATTTAAATGATAAAAGTGAGCAATGTCCCTTTTGCCTATGTGTAAGTGAACTTCAAAAAGATAAAGAGCTTGGCATACTTTTTAGGGCAAAACATTGTTTTGGCGTGATGAATCGCTATCCTTATACGCCGGGGCATTTTATGGTTATCCCTTATAAACACGAAGAACATATAGAGAATTTAAGCGAAGAAGTGTGGGTGGAAATGAGTCTTTTTGTGAGAGAGGGAGTGCAAATTTTAAAAGAACACTTAAAAGCGAGTGGGGTTAATATAGGTATGAATTTAAGCGTAGCTGCTGGTGCTGGTATAGCACCGCATTGCCATTATCATTTAGTGCCGCGTTGGATAGGAGATACGAATTTTATCACTTCCATAGGACAAACGAGGGTTTGCGGTGTGGATTTGGAAAAAATTTATCACAAACTACTTAAGGCTTTTAATGCTAGAAGAGCTTGA
- a CDS encoding tetratricopeptide repeat protein: MYRNYLFILIACLFLGACAGKNHHIEAEFKPVMENTLDKDLMKAFVCEYYGEFECARDIYLNLYEKNGEAKFLEQAFFLSLTHNLSKTKELNEKAQKFLQTNPNIKRLSVLYSLSNMDLARAQKLTLELLKNDDYPGNYELYGDILLRKNQLKEALKYYKIAYKQLPNEAMALKMIGIYTLLNDIKGMKKFLIDMRQKQSCTLKTCVFLSKIYLDERNYKELESLYLELYELSFNENFLLALIEIYIKQNQRQKALDLAFQYDLDDELKVFLLQNLKRFDKAKELSLKLYEKNGDKEHLLRAAVFEFEEASFNTKPSLEVAKSVAKKFEKAMTKENSPLYLNYYGYLLIDYDLDVKKGMEFVELALQKEPNNFYYLDSLAWGYYKLKDCKKAWGLLEKTFVDKEFANSSESKEHQKAIRACLNDIR, encoded by the coding sequence ATGTATAGGAATTACTTATTTATCTTAATCGCCTGTCTTTTTTTAGGAGCTTGTGCGGGTAAGAATCATCACATTGAAGCAGAATTTAAACCTGTGATGGAAAATACGCTTGATAAGGATTTAATGAAAGCTTTTGTGTGTGAATATTATGGCGAATTTGAGTGTGCTAGAGACATTTACTTAAATTTGTATGAAAAAAATGGCGAGGCTAAATTTTTAGAGCAGGCTTTCTTTTTAAGTCTAACGCATAATTTGAGCAAAACAAAAGAACTTAATGAAAAGGCACAAAAATTTCTTCAAACAAATCCTAACATCAAGCGTTTAAGTGTGCTTTACTCTCTTTCAAATATGGACTTAGCAAGGGCACAGAAATTAACTCTTGAGCTTTTAAAAAATGATGATTATCCCGGAAATTACGAGCTTTATGGAGATATTTTACTAAGAAAAAATCAGCTCAAAGAAGCCTTAAAATATTATAAAATCGCCTATAAGCAACTACCAAATGAAGCAATGGCATTAAAAATGATAGGAATTTACACGCTTTTAAATGACATTAAAGGTATGAAGAAATTTCTTATTGATATGCGTCAAAAGCAAAGCTGCACTTTAAAAACTTGTGTATTTTTATCAAAAATTTATTTAGATGAGAGAAATTATAAAGAGCTTGAAAGTCTTTATTTAGAGCTTTATGAATTAAGCTTTAATGAGAATTTTTTACTCGCTTTGATTGAAATTTATATCAAGCAAAATCAAAGGCAAAAAGCCCTAGATTTAGCCTTTCAGTATGACTTAGACGATGAACTTAAGGTTTTTTTATTACAAAATTTAAAGCGTTTTGACAAGGCAAAAGAATTAAGCCTAAAGCTTTATGAAAAAAATGGAGATAAGGAGCATTTGCTTCGTGCGGCGGTATTTGAATTTGAAGAAGCTAGTTTTAATACAAAGCCTAGTTTAGAGGTCGCTAAAAGTGTGGCTAAAAAATTTGAAAAAGCGATGACAAAAGAGAATTCCCCTCTTTATTTAAATTATTATGGTTATTTGCTGATTGATTATGACTTAGATGTTAAAAAGGGCATGGAATTTGTGGAGCTTGCTCTTCAAAAAGAGCCGAATAATTTTTATTATTTAGACTCTTTGGCGTGGGGCTATTATAAATTAAAAGATTGCAAAAAGGCTTGGGGGCTTTTAGAAAAGACTTTTGTGGATAAAGAATTCGCAAATTCGAGTGAAAGCAAAGAGCATCAAAAAGCGATAAGGGCTTGTTTAAATGATATTAGATGA
- a CDS encoding histidine phosphotransferase, translating into MGILTKLELEYDVDEVEKFLEFFRKMCDGFEPLIIKLGSDKMKYKEAISELETLAHNTAWAARRLSLDEVTDLCVFCEEMMAQAKRFEGPASEEFMDWMLLLGDQFEKYCRSYENDASVLAIFNPLIVNVPNVISK; encoded by the coding sequence ATGGGAATTTTGACGAAATTAGAACTTGAATATGATGTCGATGAAGTGGAGAAATTTTTGGAATTTTTTCGCAAGATGTGCGATGGGTTTGAGCCTTTGATTATAAAACTTGGAAGTGATAAGATGAAATATAAAGAAGCTATAAGTGAGCTTGAAACTCTAGCACATAATACCGCTTGGGCTGCGAGGAGACTGAGCTTAGATGAGGTAACGGATCTTTGTGTGTTTTGTGAGGAGATGATGGCACAGGCAAAGCGTTTTGAGGGACCTGCGAGTGAGGAATTTATGGACTGGATGCTTTTGCTTGGCGATCAGTTTGAGAAATATTGTAGAAGTTATGAAAATGACGCCTCTGTTTTAGCTATTTTTAATCCTTTAATTGTTAATGTTCCAAATGTTATTTCTAAATAA
- a CDS encoding YkgJ family cysteine cluster protein, translating into MILKEGFKYSFDESKCESCGGKCCTGESGNIFVNQEEIRLLREHFKLDELEFRERFLRKVGFKFSLKEKKFEDGFACIFFDTKRRNCSIYALRPTQCKTFPFWDYFKTHKKELEKECIGITYLS; encoded by the coding sequence ATGATTTTAAAAGAGGGCTTTAAATATAGCTTTGATGAAAGTAAATGCGAAAGTTGCGGGGGTAAATGCTGCACGGGAGAAAGTGGTAATATTTTTGTTAATCAAGAAGAAATTAGACTTTTAAGAGAGCATTTTAAGCTTGACGAATTAGAATTTAGGGAGCGTTTTTTAAGAAAGGTTGGCTTTAAATTTAGCTTAAAAGAAAAGAAATTTGAGGATGGGTTTGCTTGTATTTTTTTTGATACAAAGAGGAGAAATTGTTCCATTTATGCTTTGCGTCCTACGCAATGTAAAACCTTTCCCTTTTGGGACTATTTTAAAACACATAAAAAGGAATTGGAAAAAGAATGTATAGGAATTACTTATTTATCTTAA
- a CDS encoding tRNA1(Val) (adenine(37)-N6)-methyltransferase — MQILKFFQFSNAYRYNSDSLLLSAFVLEDKLNQKTLLDVGAGCGIIGILLKSFNTNLKLSLLELQKENIMLIQENLKQNNFEAEILHKDFKEFKSEKRFDCIVCNPPFYRQEAQKSTNLHKSMSKSASFLPLEDLVRGVNSLLAPRGVFYFCYEALALSEICVILEKYKLKMTKIRFIHSKKGVKARLILVKVAKSAKSLCEISSPLFVYEEGILSKEMRELNTKFRIESYDFKRGL, encoded by the coding sequence ATGCAAATTTTAAAATTCTTTCAATTTTCAAATGCTTATCGTTATAATAGTGATTCCTTACTCTTAAGTGCTTTTGTTTTAGAGGATAAATTAAATCAAAAAACACTTTTAGATGTAGGTGCTGGCTGTGGGATTATAGGGATTTTACTTAAAAGTTTTAACACAAATTTAAAGCTTTCTTTATTGGAGCTTCAAAAAGAAAATATTATGCTAATTCAAGAAAATTTAAAGCAAAATAATTTTGAAGCGGAAATTTTACATAAAGATTTTAAAGAATTTAAAAGTGAAAAGCGATTTGACTGCATCGTTTGTAACCCTCCTTTTTATAGGCAAGAAGCGCAAAAAAGCACGAATTTACATAAAAGTATGAGTAAAAGTGCTTCTTTTTTACCGCTTGAGGATTTGGTTAGGGGCGTTAATTCTTTACTTGCTCCGCGTGGAGTGTTTTATTTTTGTTACGAGGCTTTGGCTTTGAGTGAAATTTGTGTGATTTTAGAGAAATACAAGCTAAAAATGACTAAAATTCGCTTTATTCATAGCAAAAAGGGTGTTAAAGCAAGGCTTATTTTAGTAAAAGTAGCTAAAAGTGCAAAAAGTCTTTGCGAAATAAGTTCACCCTTATTTGTCTATGAGGAAGGAATTTTAAGCAAGGAAATGAGAGAGCTTAACACGAAATTTAGGATTGAAAGTTATGATTTTAAAAGAGGGCTTTAA
- a CDS encoding arsenic transporter, which yields MSYVDFIIFILTLLCIYIRPFNLPLWVYSSLGAALCLGFGVVSLSDVAFVWGIVWDSTFSLVGLIIFALSLEKLGFFEVLAHYTLRLSTHKQTLHLQTWKFFVFIGVLTSVLATFFSNDGAILILTPLIIALLTHIKNVKFSRSPLIIFLLFVGFMSDFASNTFIFSNLTNIITADFFTIKFIDFALTMALPQLFVIFATLVLFWILFTRKLPKTLEFKVHTQALPKPSITLFCFALILLLLFGIISGEKFGIALCVFTLGVAFLSTLCGILTHKITLTQMLKLAPLGIVTFSLGLFIVVFGLNNMGLVGLLAEGLKRFDTLPLFAQIFSVGISSSLGSSVINNLPMVLLGDLVLQDSSNALIFAHLLGCNVGAKLTPIGSLATLLWLFSLKRYGISISFLQYMLVALLIVPFVLFFGLLGLWLCAMM from the coding sequence ATGAGTTATGTAGACTTCATCATTTTTATACTCACTTTACTTTGCATTTATATCCGTCCTTTTAATTTGCCTTTGTGGGTGTATAGCTCTCTTGGGGCGGCACTTTGCTTGGGATTTGGGGTTGTGAGTTTGAGCGATGTGGCGTTTGTGTGGGGTATAGTGTGGGATAGCACCTTTAGCCTTGTTGGGCTTATTATTTTTGCATTATCTTTAGAAAAGCTTGGATTTTTTGAAGTTTTAGCCCATTACACGCTAAGGCTTTCTACACATAAGCAAACCTTGCATTTACAAACTTGGAAATTTTTTGTCTTTATAGGTGTGCTTACAAGTGTGTTAGCGACATTTTTTTCTAATGATGGAGCGATTTTAATCCTAACGCCTCTAATCATCGCACTTTTAACCCATATCAAAAATGTCAAATTCTCACGCTCTCCGCTTATCATCTTTTTACTATTTGTAGGATTTATGAGCGATTTTGCTTCAAATACATTTATCTTTTCAAATCTCACAAACATCATCACCGCAGATTTTTTTACAATCAAATTTATCGATTTCGCTTTAACTATGGCATTACCACAGCTTTTTGTCATTTTTGCTACCCTTGTGTTATTTTGGATTTTATTTACACGCAAACTCCCAAAAACGCTAGAGTTTAAAGTGCATACACAAGCTTTGCCAAAGCCTAGTATTACGTTATTTTGTTTTGCCTTAATCTTACTTTTGCTCTTTGGCATTATTAGCGGGGAGAAATTTGGCATTGCTCTTTGTGTTTTCACGCTAGGCGTGGCATTTTTAAGCACGCTGTGTGGAATCCTAACGCACAAAATTACGCTCACACAAATGCTCAAACTTGCCCCTTTAGGCATTGTAACTTTTAGCTTGGGGTTATTTATCGTGGTATTTGGGCTAAATAATATGGGGCTTGTTGGCTTACTAGCTGAAGGGCTTAAGCGTTTTGATACCCTGCCATTGTTCGCACAAATCTTTAGCGTAGGTATATCTTCAAGTCTTGGCTCTAGTGTGATAAATAATTTGCCTATGGTCCTGCTAGGAGATTTAGTATTGCAAGATTCTAGTAACGCACTTATTTTTGCTCATTTACTAGGCTGCAATGTCGGGGCAAAGCTTACTCCCATTGGCTCACTAGCAACTTTGCTTTGGCTTTTTAGCCTTAAACGCTACGGAATTAGCATTAGCTTTTTGCAATATATGCTCGTAGCTTTGCTTATCGTGCCTTTTGTGCTTTTTTTCGGACTTTTGGGACTTTGGCTTTGTGCGATGATGTAA
- the trpC gene encoding indole-3-glycerol phosphate synthase TrpC: protein MILDEIFLKTKEELEKRKFTLPYDMLGRSLAANPFFPKDVCKALKRVGNEIKIIAEVKKASPSKGILREDFDPLNIALNYEKNSAAALSILTEPFYFKGSLEYLSLIRRYTQIPLLRKDFIFDEYQILEALVYGADFVLLIAKMLSTKELKALLEFSRHLGLEALVEIHNKEDLTKAILAGADIIGINHRNLDDFTMDMSLCEKLIPQIPNSKIIVAESGLEDKEFLKELQKIGVDAFLIGEYFMRQNDEGKALKALCED, encoded by the coding sequence ATGATATTAGATGAAATTTTTTTAAAAACAAAAGAAGAATTAGAAAAGCGCAAATTTACCCTACCTTACGATATGCTTGGACGCTCTTTAGCGGCTAATCCCTTTTTTCCAAAAGATGTTTGCAAGGCGTTAAAAAGAGTTGGTAATGAGATAAAAATCATCGCTGAAGTGAAAAAGGCTAGTCCTAGTAAGGGAATTTTAAGAGAAGATTTTGACCCTTTAAATATAGCCTTAAATTATGAAAAAAATTCCGCCGCCGCACTTTCTATTTTAACGGAGCCTTTTTATTTCAAAGGCTCTTTAGAATATCTTAGTCTTATACGCCGTTATACGCAAATTCCTTTGCTTAGAAAGGATTTTATTTTCGATGAGTATCAAATTTTAGAAGCTTTGGTTTATGGGGCGGATTTTGTGCTTTTAATCGCAAAAATGTTAAGCACAAAAGAGCTTAAGGCACTTTTGGAATTTAGTAGGCATTTGGGACTTGAAGCCTTAGTGGAGATTCACAATAAAGAAGATTTAACAAAAGCGATTTTAGCTGGAGCTGATATTATCGGGATTAATCATAGAAATTTGGACGATTTTACTATGGATATGAGTCTTTGCGAGAAGCTTATCCCTCAAATTCCAAATTCTAAAATCATCGTCGCAGAAAGTGGTTTAGAAGATAAGGAATTTTTGAAAGAACTTCAAAAAATAGGCGTTGATGCTTTTTTAATCGGTGAATATTTTATGAGACAAAATGATGAGGGTAAGGCTCTTAAAGCCTTATGTGAGGATTAA